A genomic stretch from Candidatus Palauibacter australiensis includes:
- a CDS encoding class I SAM-dependent methyltransferase → MASPLRESSPEIEGPETGRPEGDVRRAGRLASFVRAVHRRLPGLVGAARRIVYRTPLLRNVMLPTYPYWVDPGVLAAMLGLIDVTRRTGGAVVEIGVGRGDSSVFILEHLMTTRDPRDLVLVDTFDGFTPESIAHETGERRKTRSEISDYSYLDRRVFEHGLTRLGYSNYRIVAGDCAKVNWADVTGPVGAVLLDVDLYLPTREVLEALWPLVVPGGGFVVDDCIEPDWADGALQAYSEFTDRHGLPFTRVGRSGGLIVKPADEE, encoded by the coding sequence TTGGCATCCCCGCTCCGCGAATCGTCCCCCGAGATTGAAGGGCCCGAGACCGGACGGCCCGAGGGCGACGTGCGCCGGGCGGGACGGCTCGCTTCGTTCGTCCGGGCCGTTCACCGCCGGCTGCCCGGTCTCGTGGGCGCGGCCAGACGCATCGTGTACCGGACCCCGCTGCTACGGAACGTGATGCTGCCGACGTATCCCTACTGGGTGGATCCCGGGGTGCTGGCGGCGATGTTGGGCCTCATCGATGTGACGCGACGGACCGGAGGCGCCGTCGTGGAGATCGGCGTCGGTCGCGGAGACAGCTCCGTGTTCATCCTCGAACACCTCATGACGACCCGCGACCCGCGGGACCTGGTTCTCGTGGACACCTTCGACGGCTTCACTCCGGAGAGCATCGCGCATGAGACCGGCGAGCGGCGCAAGACGAGGTCGGAGATCTCGGACTATTCCTACCTGGACCGCCGGGTGTTCGAGCACGGCCTCACGCGCCTGGGCTATTCGAACTACCGCATCGTCGCGGGCGACTGCGCGAAGGTGAACTGGGCCGACGTCACGGGTCCGGTCGGCGCGGTCCTGCTGGACGTGGATCTCTACCTTCCCACGCGAGAGGTACTCGAAGCACTCTGGCCCCTCGTCGTCCCCGGCGGCGGGTTCGTCGTCGATGACTGCATCGAACCGGACTGGGCGGACGGCGCCCTCCAGGCATATTCCGAATTCACCGACCGCCACGGCTTGCCGTTCACCAGGGTCGGGCGCAGCGGCGGCCTCATCGTCAAGCCGGCCGACGAGGAATGA